In Neisseria perflava, the DNA window AGGATTTGTGCGGAAACGTCGCTGCTGAACTGATATTGGCTGTCCAGATTGAGGGCGACTTTTGCCTGATAGGATTTAGGGTCGAGCTGAATGGAGGCAACGCGGCCCACCAGTACGCCTGCGGATTTGACCGGCGCGTTGGTTTTCAAGCCGCCGATGTCGCTGAAATCGGCATAGACGGTGTAGGTTTGAGAGGATTTGCCGAACGATTGTCCGCCGGCGGCGCGGAAGGCGAGAAAGCCGATAGCGGCCGCGCCCAGTAAGACAAACAGTCCTACCCAAAATTCCAAAGCATTTTTTTTCATGTGCTATTGTCCTTGTTTCATTCTTTTAAAGTGTCGTTTCAGACGGCCTTTAGTCGGTAAACATCCATGCGGTCAACATGAAGTCGACAGCGAGGATGGTCAGGGCGGAAGACACTACTGTGCGTGTACTGGCGCGCAAAATACCTTCTGAGGTCGGTACGCAGTGGAAGCCCTGATGTACGGCGATTAACGTAACGGCTACGCCGAAAGCGGCGGATTTGATTAAGCCGTTGAGTACGTCGTAATGGAAGGTAATGTTGTTTTGCATTTGCGACCAGAAAATACCGCCGTCCAAACCCAGCCATTCGACGCCGACCAAATACGCGCCGTAAATGCCGGCAACGTTGAAAATCGAAGCCAGCAAAGGCATGGAAAACACGCCCGCCCAAAAGCGCGGCGCAACCACGCGTGCCACGGGGTCGACCGCCATCACGTTCATTGCTTCAAGCTGCTCGGTGGTTTTCATCAAGCCGATTTCGCTGGTCATGGCGCCGCCTGCGCTGCTGGCAAACAGAATGGCCGCCAATACGGGACCCAATTCGCGCAACAGGGAAGCGGCAACCATATAGCCTAAAATATCGGCGGATTTGAATTTTGCCAGCTGCGTATAGCCTTGCAAGCCCAATACCATGCCGACAAACAGGCCGGACACGGCGACAATCAGGACGGACAACACGCCTGCAAAGTAAATCTGGCGGATGCTCAGGCGCGGACGGGCAAACGCCGTGCCTGATTTGGCCAGGATCTGCAGGAAAAACAGCGTAATGCTGCCCAGCGATTGGATGAAGCCGAGGGTTTTTGCCCCGACGGAACGGATAAAATTCATAGGTTTCAGTTGATTGGTTAAATGGTTTTCAGACGGCCTTGTTTAAGTTTCAGGCCGTCTGAACATCAGCCCAGCAAGTCTTGTTTTAAAGTCGTTTGCGCCGGATAGCGGTATGCTACGGGGCCGTCTGCCAAACCGCCGACAAACTGGCGTACCCAAGGCGAGTCGAGTTCGCGCATTTCTTCGGGCGAGCCGGAGAACATGATTTCGCCGTGTGCCAAGAAAATCACTTGATCGACGATTTCCAGCGATTTTTCGATGTCGTGCGTTACCATCACGCTGGTTGAGCGCAGGGCTTTGTTGGCACGGCTGATGAGGTGGGCGATGACGCCCAGCGAAATCGGGTCGAGGCCGGTGAAAGGCTCGTCGTACAACATGATTTCAGGGTCGAGCGCAATCGTACGCGCGAGGGCGACGCGGCGCGACATACCGCCGGAAAGCTCGGAAGGCATCAGGTTTTCAACACCCCGCAAACCGACTGCATTCAGTTTCAGCAATACTAAATCGCGAATGACCGCCTCGGGCAAATCCGTCAGCTCGCGCATGGGGAAGGCGATGTTGTCGAAGACGGATAAGTCGGTGAACAATGCGCCGTGTTGGAACAAAACGCCCATGCGGCGGCGGTGTTCGTACAGCTCCTGCGCCGAAAATGCAGCTAAATCGCGCCCTTCAATCAGCACTTTGCCCGATTGCGGGTGGATTTGCCCCGTAATCAGGCGCATCAGCGTGGTTTTACCGCTGCCTGAACCACCCATTACGGCGGCGAAATTGCCTTGTGGAATGCTGAAGTTGATGTTGTTCAGAATAGGACGGTCGCCATATGCGAAGGCAACGTCTTTCATTTCGATGAAGGGTGTGGAACTCATGCAGGAGAGGGGTGTCAAAAAATGTATTTTAATTACGGGTATTGTAAAGGGTATTGGATATTCGGGCAATTTTCAGACGGCCTGCGCTTAGGAATAACGGGTAAAAACGTGTGAAAGAATGCAGAAGCGTTGGTGCCACGGTCGTTTTGTCGCGTGTTGTGTCAAACATACAGACAGATGTGTATGTATATAAAGAGGCGGGCAAATATGCCCGCCTTGTTTTTAATATTTCTGCAAACCTTCTACCTTGATTTCTTTGGCATTGGCATGGATGAAGGCTTGAGTCGCTTTCATCGTGGCTTGGATGCGCGGATCGTTCCAGCGCACGATTTGGTTGTTTTCATCACGCTTGTCCGACCAGATAATCACGCCGTCAGTGTATTTTTTGCTGATTTCGAGCATTTTGCGCCAACGGACGGGATCGATGAATTGTTTGAAATAAGGACTGTTGGTGGCCGAATAATATTGCGGCCAGATGTAGCCGATGATTTTTTTGTTGGGAAAGCGTTGATGGATGTCGTCAACGGCGGTTTTCACGTCTTTTTCCCATTGCACCAAATCGGGGGAAGTGATGTAGAACACAGGATTGGCATAGTCGCTGATGGCGGCGGTGGGCACGCGGCGTTTGCTGACTTGCCGCCATTTGGCCAAGATGGCTTCGTTGTCAACGTTGGGGCGGTAGTGGCGGATGCCGTGCAGGTGTTCGGAAGGCATGCCGTAGTTGCTGATGAAGGCGCGCGGGTTTTCTTCTCTGAAGATTTGGTACATCCGCGCAAAGTCGGTTCTTAATTCGTCGGGGGTCAGCAGTTGGCCGTCTTTTTCGGCAAACCAGCTTTCGATGTCGGTGGAAATGGTGCGGTAGCCTTCGCGGCGCGATTGTTTGGCCAATTCACGGATACGCGCTTCGTTGAGTACGCCGTGTTTGCGTTTGCCCGTCGGATCGGGTTTGACCAGCTCGCTTTCGTAAACCAAGAACACTTTGGAGAGTTTGTCGGCAGTAAGGTCGGGTTTGCCGACATAGTCCATGCGGTCGTAGATAATGAAATCTTTGGCATGGGCGGAGAGGGCGGTTAATAAGAGGACGAGGGGCAAAAGGCGGTTGGGTTTCATGTTTTTAGGCAGATAAGGGAAAAGGGCCATTGTACGGGAAGCGGCGTTAAAGTAAGTCAAAGGCCGTCTGAAAGGATAAAAGTTCTTTCAGACGGCCTTTTATTTGAATGTAGCAGGAATATTCAGCTTTATGGCTAGTGTCACGGATTTATTGTGCCGCAGTTTTTTCCAGTAATAGGAAAGTCTCGGCTTTGTTACGCGGTCTTGCGCCTTGCCACAAGGTTTGCCAACCCGAAGGTGCGCCGATGTTGGCGGCTTGGCGGATGAGGCGGTAGCGGCAGGACGGGTCGTCGGTCGTGGTTTTAATATGGCTGTATTGTGTCCACGCGATGCGTGTGCGCTGGTCTTGGCTGTCGATGTTGATACATTCGAGGCCGTCTGAAAGTTTCTGTTTCAATTCGGAAGAAAGCGCGGCTTCCATTTGGTGTACGACCGGTGCATGGCTTTTGGCGGCGTTGAGCCACGGTAAAAACAGGGTCATCAGCAAGGCCCAGGCCAAG includes these proteins:
- the mlaD gene encoding outer membrane lipid asymmetry maintenance protein MlaD encodes the protein MKKNALEFWVGLFVLLGAAAIGFLAFRAAGGQSFGKSSQTYTVYADFSDIGGLKTNAPVKSAGVLVGRVASIQLDPKSYQAKVALNLDSQYQFSSDVSAQILTSGLLGEQYIGLQQGGDTDSLAAGDTITVTSSAMVLENLIGKFMTSFAEKNADSESAGQNEQ
- the mlaE gene encoding lipid asymmetry maintenance ABC transporter permease subunit MlaE, coding for MNFIRSVGAKTLGFIQSLGSITLFFLQILAKSGTAFARPRLSIRQIYFAGVLSVLIVAVSGLFVGMVLGLQGYTQLAKFKSADILGYMVAASLLRELGPVLAAILFASSAGGAMTSEIGLMKTTEQLEAMNVMAVDPVARVVAPRFWAGVFSMPLLASIFNVAGIYGAYLVGVEWLGLDGGIFWSQMQNNITFHYDVLNGLIKSAAFGVAVTLIAVHQGFHCVPTSEGILRASTRTVVSSALTILAVDFMLTAWMFTD
- a CDS encoding ABC transporter ATP-binding protein; translated protein: MSSTPFIEMKDVAFAYGDRPILNNINFSIPQGNFAAVMGGSGSGKTTLMRLITGQIHPQSGKVLIEGRDLAAFSAQELYEHRRRMGVLFQHGALFTDLSVFDNIAFPMRELTDLPEAVIRDLVLLKLNAVGLRGVENLMPSELSGGMSRRVALARTIALDPEIMLYDEPFTGLDPISLGVIAHLISRANKALRSTSVMVTHDIEKSLEIVDQVIFLAHGEIMFSGSPEEMRELDSPWVRQFVGGLADGPVAYRYPAQTTLKQDLLG